Proteins encoded together in one Chryseobacterium taklimakanense window:
- the pnuC gene encoding nicotinamide riboside transporter PnuC, producing MNLYDLFLKPYESYEMWQIILEALGTIFGLLSVYFSIKKNIWVYPTGIVSTVIYVYILFVFGLLGDMMINFYYTVMSIYGWILWSKSSQDHIHVEVSWATKKQWIFAAILFILSLGLVTLIYYYKPFIDNKFSMKGVDMGLYHLDWANWLDVFTTAVFLVGMWLMAKRKIENWLFWIVGDLICVPMMIYKGLGITSIQYLVFTVMAVIGFLQWRKSLKAA from the coding sequence ATGAATCTCTACGACCTTTTTCTTAAGCCTTATGAAAGCTACGAAATGTGGCAGATCATTCTTGAAGCTTTGGGCACCATCTTCGGGCTTCTGAGTGTTTACTTCTCGATCAAAAAAAATATCTGGGTCTACCCGACCGGCATCGTCTCTACGGTCATTTATGTTTATATCCTCTTTGTATTCGGGCTTTTGGGCGATATGATGATAAATTTTTACTATACCGTAATGAGCATTTACGGATGGATTCTTTGGTCTAAAAGTTCGCAAGACCACATCCACGTAGAGGTTTCCTGGGCTACAAAAAAACAATGGATTTTTGCTGCGATACTGTTCATTCTAAGTTTAGGCCTGGTAACGCTGATTTATTATTACAAACCTTTTATTGACAATAAATTCTCGATGAAAGGTGTGGATATGGGACTTTATCATTTGGACTGGGCCAACTGGCTTGATGTTTTTACGACAGCGGTTTTCCTGGTTGGTATGTGGCTGATGGCGAAACGCAAAATCGAAAACTGGCTGTTCTGGATCGTTGGCGATTTGATCTGTGTGCCAATGATGATTTATAAAGGCCTGGGAATTACCTCGATTCAGTATTTGGTTTTCACGGTTATGGCGGTCATCGGATTTCTGCAATGGCGGAAGAGCCTAAAAGCTGCATAA
- a CDS encoding WD40/YVTN/BNR-like repeat-containing protein, producing MKHLISLLIFLSATSSLFAQKLKMETLFQDKISIRAIEIWNNRVYYTGTESKFGYVSLKDSADRKQIRLSGDKLQFRTLAQDRNTFYTISIESPAQFFRIDKKSLENRIIYTDTEKNAFYDALIYSNGMFYTFSDPNPDLKLKFAEFNYWNENFVSKFYTEPQLKEGEAAFAASNTNIAASNRYLWIATGGKSSRILRLDRKNRNFEIFETPFIHGTVSQGIYSIDFHKDKFGIAAGGDYTQQEANFNNIATTDNAGQTWQIQASGKNAGYTTCVKIRPGSKGKEIIAVGDRHISYSNDFGKTWKVISEEKGFYVAEWLNRKTVVLAGKDRIVMANFVF from the coding sequence ATGAAACACCTAATTTCTTTACTGATATTTTTATCTGCGACTTCTTCTTTGTTTGCACAGAAACTGAAGATGGAAACCCTGTTCCAGGATAAAATAAGCATCCGCGCCATCGAAATATGGAATAACAGAGTATATTATACAGGTACCGAATCCAAATTCGGTTACGTTTCACTAAAAGATTCTGCGGACAGAAAGCAAATCCGGCTGTCCGGAGATAAACTGCAGTTCAGGACACTTGCACAGGACAGGAATACCTTCTATACCATCAGCATCGAGAGCCCTGCGCAATTTTTCAGAATTGACAAAAAATCTCTGGAAAACAGAATCATTTACACAGATACAGAGAAAAATGCATTTTACGATGCGCTGATCTACAGTAACGGGATGTTTTACACCTTCAGTGATCCCAATCCGGACCTCAAACTGAAATTTGCAGAATTCAACTACTGGAATGAAAATTTTGTGTCAAAATTTTATACGGAACCGCAGTTAAAAGAAGGTGAGGCCGCATTTGCCGCCAGCAATACCAATATTGCCGCCAGTAACCGCTATCTTTGGATTGCCACAGGAGGAAAAAGTTCCCGCATACTGCGCCTTGACCGCAAGAACAGAAATTTTGAAATTTTTGAAACCCCTTTTATTCACGGAACGGTTTCACAGGGGATATATTCCATTGATTTTCATAAGGATAAATTCGGAATTGCAGCAGGAGGCGATTATACCCAACAGGAAGCTAATTTCAACAACATTGCCACTACAGATAACGCCGGACAAACATGGCAAATTCAGGCGAGCGGTAAGAATGCCGGATACACCACCTGCGTAAAAATCCGCCCCGGCTCAAAAGGAAAAGAAATTATTGCCGTGGGCGACCGGCATATATCTTACTCAAATGATTTCGGGAAAACATGGAAAGTGATTTCAGAGGAAAAGGGATTCTATGTTGCGGAGTGGTTAAACAGAAAAACGGTCGTACTCGCCGGGAAAGACCGCATAGTAATGGCAAATTTTGTATTTTGA
- a CDS encoding VapE domain-containing protein, producing MKSSLFKNFNEVTENKDILKILEEIKNGTYRNQITYLRKSLAEDKKEAAERAKKSLPAFTPSATFKGGRKMEFLTNYNALVVLDIDKITPEKLAECKSILNSNEYVFAYFVSPSGNGLKIFVQVDSGKDEHKDAFLVLQKYFEELLQVEIDKSGKDVSRLCFCSFDPELYVNEISEVFFVIESREVCHSEQSEGISKHSNNPQVDYNVLYEDAVRFTEKKIQFTEGNRNNFVFQLANNLNRKGVPESFALGYILADFNYDQSEVMNAVKSAYSNTGDFNTDTFQPKQKSNKSEKSTTVKKSSEPDENEEELPPLIDRLENFLNNRYKFRHNEVLGKLEYKRINGKAWKPITDFKENSILREIQKAKVKCSINSLRNLLHSDFCEMYDPFKDYFDNLTEYDESKDYIEELALTITTTKPDLWKVCFKKWFVAMVACVLNEKQINQTVIVFSGKQGLGKTTWIEKLMPTELKQYIFSGTINPNNKDTLIHLAECMLINLDELENLNRTEIGSLKEIITKTHIRMRKAYGHNNENMPRRASFAGSVNTAQFLNDTTGSRRFLCFEVEHIEYTHEIDINKVYSQALKLHKEGFRHWFNQEEIKDININNEQYQIKSPEEELLLSWFKVADRETANAYLSTTQIAVKLAEKTKLNISDAAINKLGKALKKHSFLRLKRQGVYVYALYEKTFDEVEAENGLVSDDSLPKENPVQSQFRFQN from the coding sequence ATGAAATCTTCACTATTTAAAAACTTCAACGAAGTCACAGAAAACAAAGACATCCTCAAAATCCTGGAAGAAATCAAAAACGGTACTTACAGAAACCAAATTACCTACCTCAGAAAATCCCTTGCCGAGGACAAAAAAGAAGCCGCAGAAAGAGCCAAAAAATCCCTTCCGGCATTCACACCTTCTGCAACATTCAAAGGCGGAAGAAAAATGGAATTTCTCACCAATTACAACGCATTGGTAGTATTAGACATTGATAAGATTACTCCTGAAAAACTCGCTGAATGCAAATCAATACTGAATTCCAATGAATATGTTTTTGCTTACTTCGTCAGTCCTTCAGGAAACGGTCTGAAAATTTTTGTACAAGTAGATTCCGGCAAAGATGAACACAAAGACGCTTTTCTGGTCCTTCAAAAATATTTTGAAGAATTGCTGCAGGTAGAAATTGACAAATCCGGTAAAGATGTATCAAGACTTTGCTTTTGTTCCTTCGATCCTGAATTATACGTGAACGAAATTTCCGAAGTATTTTTCGTGATTGAAAGCCGAGAAGTCTGTCATTCCGAGCAGAGCGAAGGAATCTCAAAACATTCAAATAATCCGCAAGTGGATTATAATGTTTTGTACGAAGACGCAGTCCGTTTCACCGAAAAGAAAATCCAGTTTACCGAAGGTAACCGCAATAATTTTGTGTTTCAACTCGCCAACAATCTCAACAGAAAAGGCGTTCCTGAATCCTTTGCATTGGGCTACATTCTGGCTGATTTCAATTACGACCAGTCCGAAGTGATGAACGCTGTCAAAAGCGCGTATTCCAACACCGGCGACTTCAATACAGACACCTTCCAACCAAAACAAAAATCAAACAAATCCGAGAAATCCACGACCGTAAAAAAATCTTCTGAACCAGACGAAAACGAAGAGGAATTACCCCCATTAATCGACCGCTTAGAAAACTTCCTGAACAACCGCTACAAATTCCGCCACAACGAAGTATTGGGAAAACTGGAATACAAAAGAATAAACGGCAAAGCCTGGAAACCAATAACTGATTTCAAAGAAAACTCAATCCTCCGCGAAATCCAAAAGGCAAAAGTAAAATGCAGCATCAATTCCTTACGGAATCTCCTGCATTCAGACTTCTGCGAAATGTATGATCCATTCAAAGATTACTTTGATAACCTTACAGAATACGACGAAAGCAAAGACTATATTGAAGAACTTGCCTTAACCATTACCACTACAAAACCCGACCTTTGGAAAGTATGTTTCAAAAAATGGTTCGTGGCAATGGTTGCCTGCGTCCTGAATGAAAAACAAATCAATCAGACCGTAATAGTATTTTCCGGCAAACAGGGCTTAGGAAAAACAACCTGGATTGAAAAACTAATGCCCACAGAACTGAAGCAGTATATCTTTTCCGGGACCATCAACCCCAACAACAAAGACACCCTAATTCATTTAGCAGAATGTATGTTAATCAACCTGGACGAATTGGAAAACCTGAACAGAACTGAAATTGGCTCGCTGAAAGAAATCATAACAAAAACCCACATCAGAATGAGAAAAGCCTACGGACATAATAATGAAAATATGCCGCGCCGCGCGTCTTTTGCAGGCAGTGTAAACACTGCGCAATTCCTGAACGACACAACCGGCTCACGCCGTTTCCTATGTTTTGAAGTGGAACACATAGAATACACCCACGAAATTGACATCAATAAAGTCTATTCACAGGCATTAAAACTCCACAAGGAAGGTTTCCGCCATTGGTTCAATCAGGAAGAAATCAAAGATATAAACATCAATAATGAACAATATCAAATCAAAAGCCCGGAAGAAGAACTGTTGTTATCCTGGTTTAAAGTTGCCGACAGAGAAACAGCCAATGCTTATCTTTCCACCACGCAGATTGCAGTAAAACTGGCTGAAAAAACCAAACTGAATATTTCAGATGCTGCAATAAACAAACTCGGCAAAGCACTTAAAAAACACAGTTTCTTAAGATTAAAAAGACAGGGCGTTTATGTTTACGCCCTTTATGAAAAAACATTTGATGAAGTGGAAGCAGAAAACGGTTTGGTCTCAGATGATTCCTTACCAAAAGAAAATCCAGTTCAAAGTCAGTTCAGGTTTCAAAATTAA
- the dapF gene encoding diaminopimelate epimerase has translation MRNILDFYKYEGTGNDFVMIDNRDLNFRKDAELIKSLCDRRFGIGGDGLILLENDSEDSSLLQGERSKSADFKMVYYNSDGNESTMCGNGGRCIVAFAHFLDVFEEKCTFNAIDGLHEAEVSNGIVKLKMIDVKNITKDGDASVMNTGSPHYVKYVEDLEDFEVYQRGSEIRNSETYRREGINVNFVEKMNDGELFVRTYERGVEDETYSCGTGVTAAALTYLQNQDSDSVNIKVLGGNLKVYAEKDGENFKNIWLEGPARQVFKGKINI, from the coding sequence ATGCGAAATATTCTAGATTTTTATAAATACGAGGGTACCGGAAACGATTTTGTGATGATCGATAACCGCGACCTGAACTTCCGCAAAGATGCTGAACTGATCAAAAGTCTTTGCGACAGGCGGTTCGGAATTGGCGGCGACGGCCTGATACTGCTTGAGAATGATTCTGAAGATTCATCACTTCTACAGGGAGAGCGTTCTAAATCCGCAGATTTCAAAATGGTTTATTACAATTCTGACGGTAACGAAAGCACTATGTGTGGTAACGGCGGCAGGTGTATCGTAGCTTTTGCACATTTTTTGGATGTTTTTGAGGAAAAATGCACCTTCAACGCTATTGACGGTTTGCACGAAGCGGAAGTCAGCAACGGGATTGTAAAGCTGAAAATGATTGATGTAAAAAACATAACCAAAGACGGGGACGCTTCAGTAATGAACACCGGTTCACCCCACTACGTGAAATATGTTGAGGATTTGGAAGATTTTGAAGTTTACCAAAGAGGCTCCGAAATCAGGAATTCTGAAACTTACAGACGGGAGGGAATCAACGTGAATTTTGTTGAAAAAATGAATGACGGGGAACTTTTCGTACGCACCTACGAACGTGGCGTAGAAGATGAGACCTACAGCTGCGGAACCGGCGTTACTGCTGCGGCCTTAACTTATCTTCAAAATCAGGATTCGGATTCGGTGAACATCAAAGTTTTAGGCGGCAACCTGAAAGTTTATGCAGAAAAAGACGGTGAAAATTTTAAGAACATCTGGCTCGAAGGCCCGGCAAGACAGGTTTTCAAAGGGAAAATTAATATCTAA
- a CDS encoding tyrosine-type recombinase/integrase encodes MDFSDKRFQFSSGTHNGSNVIWVQFEKDRQLISFLREHTKARWSASQKKWYVTDSRHYRKLFGLPEKIIGKAVLSKIHLVNLPEFQRFREHLLLKRYSQNTIRTYSIEFAQLLYILKSYPVQELSPERLRSYFLYCHEKLKLSESEIHSRMNAVKFYFEQVLHREKMFFDIPRPKKKLLLPKMLSKAEIKKIIAATENPKHSLILKVCYGMGLRVSEVVALKLSDIDSAEMLVRIEQGKGKKDRIAVLPQTLLPELREYYLTYRPKVYLFEGKEGEAYSVRSAQAVFRKAMEKVGIRKKVGIHGLRHSFATHLMETGTDIRFIQELLGHNSIKTTQIYTHVTDLSKSRIKSPLDSL; translated from the coding sequence ATGGATTTTTCAGACAAAAGATTTCAGTTTTCCTCCGGAACTCACAACGGCTCCAACGTCATTTGGGTGCAGTTTGAAAAAGACCGGCAGCTCATTTCCTTTCTGCGCGAACACACAAAAGCACGGTGGTCCGCGTCACAAAAAAAATGGTACGTTACTGATAGCAGGCACTACCGCAAACTTTTTGGGCTGCCCGAGAAAATAATTGGCAAGGCAGTACTCTCCAAAATTCACCTTGTCAATTTGCCGGAGTTCCAGCGTTTCCGGGAACATCTCCTGCTGAAACGGTACAGCCAAAATACCATACGCACTTACAGCATAGAATTTGCACAGTTGCTCTACATCCTAAAAAGTTATCCCGTGCAGGAGCTTTCTCCCGAACGTTTGCGATCTTATTTCCTCTACTGCCACGAAAAACTGAAACTCTCGGAAAGCGAAATCCACAGCCGCATGAATGCCGTAAAGTTTTATTTTGAGCAAGTGCTCCACCGCGAAAAAATGTTTTTCGACATTCCGCGCCCAAAGAAAAAACTGCTGCTTCCCAAAATGCTCAGCAAAGCTGAAATCAAGAAAATAATAGCTGCCACAGAAAATCCCAAACATTCACTTATTCTGAAAGTGTGTTACGGCATGGGGCTCCGTGTGAGTGAAGTGGTAGCGTTAAAACTTTCCGATATCGACAGTGCGGAAATGCTGGTGCGCATCGAACAGGGAAAAGGTAAAAAAGACCGCATCGCCGTACTTCCACAAACTTTACTGCCAGAATTGCGGGAATATTACCTGACCTACCGCCCAAAGGTTTACCTTTTCGAGGGTAAAGAAGGCGAGGCATATTCTGTACGGTCTGCGCAGGCGGTATTTAGGAAGGCGATGGAAAAGGTAGGCATTCGCAAGAAAGTTGGTATTCACGGATTGCGCCACAGTTTTGCCACTCACTTAATGGAAACAGGAACCGATATCCGCTTTATTCAGGAGCTCCTTGGGCATAATTCCATTAAAACCACCCAAATCTACACGCATGTGACAGACCTTTCAAAGTCCAGGATAAAAAGTCCGCTGGATTCTTTATAA
- a CDS encoding site-specific integrase, with product MASVKLILRLQQADATGACPLYIRVIKDRKSKLITTGLKLLPKDWDEAKQRIKKSMKNSARYNAFLDQKIADASALIADSERRSKNITAKKLKEAIKGKDNVEFFKYSKDKLKKLQKTYTVSTYDNYLAQLQKFENFVNDGDLCFHDIDIVLLQDYMNYMANTLKNNKTTQKLAMIVLSIMFKYAQAEGLVEDSHYPFKNLKLEVAPSKRQFLTEDQFEMVRKLKINGIGKKELYRDLFVFSVSAGGLRFSDVITLRWKDYNEEENTINKQITKTKRIHRMKIGETAIKIIKKYKTENPEPEDLIFPAIKQTNFHSLSDIEKDRIITSANRLCSTHLDNIGKEIKLPFKLTYHLSRHTFATMALNKGMRIEHVSKLMDHAKISTTQIYAKIIDEELDKAVDTFVI from the coding sequence ATGGCTTCAGTAAAATTAATTCTTAGACTGCAACAGGCAGATGCAACAGGCGCCTGCCCTCTTTATATTCGGGTTATTAAAGACCGAAAATCCAAGTTGATAACAACAGGTCTGAAACTTCTACCTAAAGATTGGGATGAAGCAAAGCAGAGAATAAAAAAGAGCATGAAAAACAGTGCTCGGTACAATGCTTTTTTAGATCAGAAAATTGCTGATGCTTCTGCGCTAATTGCAGATTCAGAAAGAAGGTCTAAAAATATTACCGCAAAAAAACTCAAGGAAGCAATTAAGGGAAAAGACAATGTTGAATTTTTTAAGTACTCAAAAGACAAACTAAAAAAACTTCAGAAAACTTACACTGTGAGTACCTATGATAATTACCTTGCCCAGTTACAGAAGTTTGAAAATTTTGTGAATGATGGTGATTTATGCTTTCATGACATTGATATAGTTCTACTTCAGGATTATATGAATTATATGGCCAATACTTTGAAAAACAATAAAACTACCCAGAAATTGGCTATGATTGTTCTTTCTATAATGTTCAAGTACGCTCAGGCAGAAGGATTAGTTGAAGATAGTCATTATCCGTTCAAGAATTTGAAATTGGAAGTTGCTCCAAGCAAAAGACAATTCCTTACCGAGGATCAGTTTGAAATGGTACGCAAACTAAAAATAAACGGCATTGGTAAAAAGGAACTTTATAGGGATTTATTTGTGTTCTCTGTATCTGCAGGTGGACTTCGTTTTTCTGATGTAATTACATTGCGTTGGAAAGATTACAATGAGGAAGAAAATACCATAAACAAACAAATCACAAAAACTAAGCGGATCCACAGAATGAAAATTGGTGAAACGGCCATTAAGATTATCAAGAAGTATAAAACTGAAAATCCGGAACCGGAAGACCTAATTTTCCCTGCAATTAAACAGACAAATTTCCATTCCCTTTCAGATATTGAAAAAGACAGAATCATTACCAGCGCAAACAGATTATGCAGCACTCATTTGGATAATATTGGAAAAGAAATAAAACTGCCTTTCAAACTCACCTATCACTTAAGCCGACACACTTTTGCGACTATGGCGCTTAATAAGGGAATGCGTATTGAACATGTTTCTAAACTAATGGATCATGCCAAAATTAGTACTACCCAGATCTATGCAAAGATTATTGATGAAGAATTGGACAAAGCGGTTGACACCTTTGTAATTTAA
- a CDS encoding helix-turn-helix domain-containing protein: MEAIILSKDQFEQLIAKIDDINERLQSTNPRKTETYLNNKQFMEMMDVSLRTAQTWRDEGRITFSQVGNKIYYKLSDVEKFMQDYRNSAFAKR, translated from the coding sequence ATGGAAGCAATCATTTTATCCAAAGACCAGTTCGAACAGTTAATCGCTAAAATCGACGACATCAACGAAAGACTCCAGAGTACCAACCCGCGCAAAACAGAAACCTATCTGAACAACAAACAGTTCATGGAAATGATGGATGTTTCTCTGCGCACCGCACAAACCTGGAGAGACGAAGGAAGAATTACCTTTTCACAGGTCGGTAACAAAATCTACTACAAACTTTCTGATGTAGAGAAATTCATGCAGGACTACCGAAATTCCGCATTTGCCAAGCGTTAA
- a CDS encoding GNAT family N-acetyltransferase: protein MSKKNVVEIIEFSEELSEPIKTLNYEWLEKYFRIEEGDVTSLSDPQKHIIDKGGHIYYAKLDGEIVGTASLLKKSETAYELGKLAVSDKAQGHGIGTILIEHCLNIAKQKQITTLILYSNTTLQSAIHLFRKYGFEEVELESGVYERANIKMEKHF from the coding sequence ATGAGTAAAAAAAACGTGGTTGAAATCATAGAATTTTCAGAAGAGTTATCTGAACCAATTAAGACACTGAATTACGAGTGGCTTGAAAAATATTTTCGTATAGAAGAAGGTGATGTTACATCTCTTTCAGATCCCCAAAAGCATATCATAGACAAAGGCGGCCATATTTATTATGCTAAACTCGATGGTGAAATTGTTGGTACAGCCTCACTGTTAAAGAAAAGTGAAACGGCTTACGAATTAGGTAAATTGGCTGTCAGCGACAAAGCACAGGGACACGGTATTGGGACAATATTGATTGAACATTGCTTAAATATTGCCAAACAAAAACAAATAACGACACTTATTTTATACTCAAACACAACGTTGCAATCGGCTATTCATTTATTTAGAAAATACGGGTTTGAGGAAGTTGAACTGGAAAGTGGAGTTTACGAAAGAGCAAATATCAAAATGGAGAAACACTTTTAA
- a CDS encoding amino acid permease, whose product MSNLWRTKPLGQLLAEADESEKGLKKTLSAGALVALGIGAIIGAGLFSITGMAAANHAGPGIMISFVIAAIGCAFAGLCYAEFASMIPVAGSAYTYSYATMGEFIAWIIGWDLVLEYAVGAATVASSWSGYLGKLLANFGMALPENLMTTPFDGGLINLPAVFIVSIMSLVLIKGTSESAWVNNAIVVMKVAIVLIFIFVGLKYIRPENLTPLVPENTGKFGEFGWSGIIRAAAIVFFAYIGFDAVSTAAQETKNPKKAMPIGIMGSLLICTVLYIVFAYVMVGVVHYSKFTSGSAGDHLAPVAIAIENMGDIVNGKVIPAYPWLNTTIIIAILLGYASVILVMLMGQSRVFYSMSKDGLLPKVFSEVHQRFRTPFKSNIFFMILVSAFAAFIPGRVVGEMTSIGTLFAFILVCVGVLVMRKTQPDAPRAFKTPLVPLIPVLGILVCFGMMAFLPFDTWIRLVAWMMLGLDIYLFRGIKNSFLGKQNGTTDDPKNYRITAISGFGLTLLLVVLTYLHHSNVDVNDEGLLYFSLFMIVFHTFYYGYYLLKGKK is encoded by the coding sequence ATGTCAAATTTATGGAGAACAAAACCGCTCGGCCAACTTTTAGCAGAGGCGGACGAGTCGGAAAAGGGGCTGAAAAAAACACTTTCGGCAGGAGCATTGGTGGCGTTGGGAATCGGGGCCATTATCGGAGCCGGCTTATTTTCAATTACCGGGATGGCGGCAGCCAACCACGCCGGACCGGGGATCATGATTTCTTTTGTTATTGCAGCCATCGGCTGTGCTTTTGCCGGGCTATGCTATGCTGAATTTGCCTCTATGATACCGGTTGCGGGAAGTGCCTATACCTATTCTTATGCCACGATGGGCGAATTTATCGCGTGGATTATTGGCTGGGACCTTGTTTTGGAATATGCTGTGGGTGCCGCTACAGTAGCTTCCAGTTGGAGCGGTTATCTGGGGAAACTTTTAGCCAATTTTGGCATGGCTCTTCCCGAAAATCTTATGACCACTCCTTTTGATGGGGGACTGATTAATTTACCTGCTGTTTTCATTGTAAGCATCATGTCTCTGGTACTCATCAAAGGAACCAGTGAATCTGCTTGGGTAAATAATGCTATTGTGGTAATGAAAGTCGCCATTGTGCTCATTTTCATTTTTGTGGGTTTAAAATACATAAGGCCTGAAAATTTAACCCCACTGGTTCCGGAAAATACCGGCAAGTTCGGTGAATTCGGCTGGAGCGGTATCATTCGGGCGGCCGCCATTGTATTCTTTGCCTATATTGGGTTTGATGCGGTTTCTACGGCTGCACAGGAGACAAAAAATCCGAAAAAGGCAATGCCAATCGGGATCATGGGCTCACTCCTGATCTGTACTGTCCTATATATTGTTTTTGCGTATGTCATGGTAGGGGTGGTGCATTATTCCAAGTTTACATCAGGAAGTGCGGGCGACCACCTGGCGCCTGTTGCCATTGCCATAGAAAATATGGGCGATATTGTGAACGGAAAAGTGATTCCGGCATATCCATGGCTCAATACCACCATTATTATTGCAATTCTTCTGGGTTATGCTTCTGTAATTCTGGTGATGCTGATGGGGCAGAGCCGTGTTTTTTACTCCATGAGTAAGGACGGCCTTCTTCCAAAAGTCTTTTCCGAAGTTCATCAGCGTTTCCGTACACCATTTAAGTCCAACATTTTCTTCATGATTCTGGTAAGTGCATTTGCAGCGTTTATTCCGGGAAGAGTAGTTGGAGAAATGACTTCCATCGGAACGCTGTTTGCTTTCATCCTGGTTTGCGTAGGAGTTTTGGTGATGAGAAAAACTCAGCCTGATGCTCCCAGAGCTTTCAAAACGCCACTGGTTCCTTTAATCCCTGTACTGGGTATTTTGGTATGTTTCGGTATGATGGCTTTCCTTCCGTTTGATACATGGATCCGTCTTGTGGCCTGGATGATGCTCGGTCTTGATATTTACCTGTTCCGGGGAATTAAAAATTCATTCCTTGGAAAGCAGAACGGTACCACAGATGACCCGAAAAACTACAGAATTACCGCTATTTCCGGTTTCGGACTTACCCTCTTACTGGTGGTCTTAACCTATCTGCACCACAGCAATGTAGATGTGAATGATGAAGGTCTGCTGTATTTCTCTCTGTTCATGATTGTTTTCCATACATTCTATTATGGATACTATCTGCTGAAAGGAAAAAAATAG